A region of the Amycolatopsis sp. cg13 genome:
CGGTGGCGTGGCAGTTCGCGAGCGCGGATCCGGAACGCCGGGAACGGGTCGCGCTGCGGGTGATCGCGGTGTCGTTCTTCCTGCTGGCGGCCTATGTCACGGCAGACTCGGTGCGATCGCTCTTCGGCGGCGGCGAGGCCTCGCATTCGACCGCGGGGATCGTGCTTGCCGCCGTGTCCTTGGTTGTTATGCCAGTGCTTTCGGGTGCGCAACGCCGGGCTGGGCGGGAACTCGGCTCCGCGAGCGCGGTAGCCGATTCGAAGCAAACGCTCCTCTGCACTTACCTTTCCGGCGTGCTGCTGGTCGGGTTGCTGGTGAATGCGCTGTTCGGCTGGTACTGGGCGGATCCGGTCGCGGCGTTGGTGATCGCGGCGGTCGCGGTCCGCGAAGGACTCGAGGCCTGGCGGGGCGAGCGCTGTTGCTGATCGCGGGTCAGGTGGCGCTGGACGGCGCGCAAGGTCATGGCGAAGGCGATGAATACGCCGATCAGCGTCAGTGCGGCAGCTAGGTCGCTCACCTGTGGGCCTTTCTTCGGGTGGTCGTTCGGGTCGGTCGAGCATGACCTGGTGCTGGGCTGGATTTCGGCGGTGCTCACGCTTCCTTGACTGCGCTCCAGCCGATGTTGATGCGGCTCGTGCCCCCTGGCTTATGCGGACACGTGTCCGGTAAGCTTTCCGGACACATGTCCATTTATGTGTCAGGGGTGGGAATGCCAGTACTGGCTGGGAAAGTCGTCGCCATCACCGGGGCGAGCAGCGGAATCGGCGAGGCGACCGCTCGACTGCTCGCCGAACGGGGTGCGGCGGTGGTCCTGGGCGCACGCCGGGAGGATCGGCTTGAGGCGCTGGCGAAGGAAATCCGCGACGGAGGCGGTCGCGCGATCGCGTGCGTCACCGATGTGACTCGGCGCGCGGACCTGGATCGGCTCGTGCAGCGGGCGGTCGAGGAATTCGGCCAGCTCGACGTGCTGGTGAGCAACGCCGGGATCGCCAAGCTGGGACCGGTGGCGGACGTCGACGTCGAGGGCTGGTCGGCGATGATCGACGTGAACGTGCGCGGGGTGCTGCACGGGATCGCGGCCGCACTGCCGGTTTTCCGGCGGCAGGGCCGCGGTCATCTGGTGACGACGGTGTCGACGGCCGGGTTGAAGATCGTTCCCTCGCAGGCGGTTTACGCGGGAACGAAGAACGCGGTGCGGACGATTCTGGAGGCGCTTCGGCAGGAGTCCACGGACGGAGTTCTCCGGACGACGTCGGTGTCGCCGGGGTTCGTCCGGACGGAGCTGGCGGATTCGATCGACGACCCGGGGGCGCGGGAGGCGATTCGGCGGCGGGTCGAGGAGTTCGCGCTGGACCCGGCGGCGGTGGCGCGGGCGATCGGGTTCGCGATCGAGCAGCCGGACGACGTGGAGATCGGCGACATCACCATCCGGCCCGCGGTGCAGAACTAGCGGGCGTGGCACCGTCTTCGGTGCGCGGTGCGCGGTGCGCGGTGCGCGGTGCGCGGTGCGCGGTGCGCGGTGCGCGGTGCGCGGTGGCTGGTGCCCGGTGGCTGGTGCCCGGTGGCTGGTGCCCGGTGGCTGGTGCGCGGTGCCCCGGTGCCCCGGTGGCTAGTGGGTGGTGCGCGGTGCCCGGCGCTGTCGATCAACCGCAGCAAAACGGCCGTTGACTGCGGTCATGGGGTCATGGCAGTCATGTCGGTCGGTGGCGGCCGCGGCGGTCAGGAGCGCGGCGGGCCTGCCGGATCCGGCGGACCCGGCGGGCCAGGAGACAGCTGGGTGCTGTTCCTGGCCTGCCGGGCACCCCAACCTCGGCGGGTTGGCCGCTTGGTCGGGGCCGAGGCTGCGGGCGGGGGTCAGAGGCAGGGCGGCTGGTAGCCGTCGATGAGGAGTTCGCGGAAGTCGAGGCTGTTGGGGGTCTTGCCGACGAAAACCAATCCGCGGGCTTCCGTCAGGGCGGAGGCGAAGGAGTACTGCGGCTGGCCCAGTTCGGGAAGCCACGTCCACGCGTCGGGGTCGAAGGGGAAGAACTTGCGGACCAGCTGGCCGCCGGTCGAGGGGATGCGGGTGAGCCACTTGTCGCCGCCGCTCCAGTGGGAGGCGGGGCGCAGCTGGACGTAGAAGTCGTCGTCGGCGCTGTAGGTCAGCCAGAATCCGGTGGAATGGCTGAGGTCTGCCTGGGCGTCGAACTGGTTGCCCAGCCAGACCACGGCGACGTGCCATTCGTTGTTCTGGAAGACGATTTTCGCCGCGTAGCCGTCGCCTTCGGGGACGAGAAGGCTTCCGGTGGGCGGGACAGTCGTGCCCTCGCCGCTGGCCAGCCACTTCTGCAGCCGGTTGATCGACGGGGTGCTGCATTCGTCTTGTACGCTCACGCCGGGATGTCCGGCGGGAGCGGCCTGCGCGGCTGGCGCGGATAGCGGAGCCAGCAGCAGTACGGAAATCGCGGCGAGGACTGGGATTCCGGCCTTGGTCCGGCGAGGTGCGGGCATGGATCGGAAGCTACCAGCGGGATTTCCGGCCGGTCAGGGCCGATAGTCGGCTTTCGGACAATGGTATGGACCTTTGTGCGAAAGGACCAGACCACCTGGAGGTGCGGCTGGCCGATGCCGGGATGCGCGGCGGAGGTCAGCCGGCTGAAGTCGCGGCTTCTGCCGGGCGAACCTGTCCTGGTGAATTGGGCGGTCGGGGTCCTGAGCCTTCGTGTCGCGCGGCCGGGGATGAACACTTCCGGCGGCTCCGGCCAATATCCGGTGTGACTAGGGCGGAGCGGTACGCCGCAGCGGGCGCGGCGGACGGTGACGATCGACCGGACTTGTGCGGGCACGACCTTCAGCCGGTCTTCCAGTGCTTGTTCGACCGGCATGCCCTGGACGTGCGCCGGTATCTGGCCAGCCGCGCCGGGCCGACGGTGGCCGACGACCTGGTCAGCGACACGTTCCTGATCGCGTAGCAGCGCCGGGCCAGCTACGACTCGGCACGGGCCAGCGCCCGCGCCTGGCTGTTCGGCATCGCCACCAACCTGCTGCGCCAGCATGCCAGGGCCGAAATCCGGTACCTGCGGATGACCGCCCACCAGCACGGGCCACCGGCCGCCCACGGTCACGCGGATCGGGTGGCCGACCAGGTCGACGCGCAGGCCCGGGTCCGGGAACTGGCCGCCGCGCTGGCCGAGCTCGCGCCGGGGGACCGGGACGTGCTGCTGCTGACCAGCTGGGGAGAGCTGGACGCCACTGAAATCGCCGCCGTACTCGACATTCCCGCGGGCACTGTCCGTTCCCGGCTGCACCGGGTCAGACGACTGCTCCGCGCCCACTCCGCGCCCAAGACCCCGCACAGTCCGGAAGGAGAGCGCATCGATGACTGAGAACAACGTCCGTCGCTTGTGGACGAACGACGAGCTGGACCAGGCACTGAACTCGCTGCGCGCCGAGGCGCTCACCAGCCGCCGGTCCCTGGCCGCGGCCAATAACGCACTGGTGAACGCAGTGCGGTCCATCGAAGGAAAGAGCACTCCGGCACCGGAAACGACCCCGCCGACCGAGGTCGAGCGAAGGCTGGCGTCGTGCACTGGGCGGCGCTGGTGGATCGCCGCGGCAGCGGTGATCGTCATCGGTGCCGCTGTGGCGATTCGCCGGAGCCGACCGGGGCGGCCCCTCGGCCCGACGCTGCCGGGCGCGGCAGCAGCGCGGGCTACACCTCCGAACTGGACCGGGGCACCACTTCGGCCTATCTGGACGGTCAGCTGCTCGGCGTCCAGAACTCGCCGGGCCGCGGGGTTTTCCAGGCCCCGGCGCGGTTCGGCACGTACCGGATCACCACGGAGGTGACCCGGGGCAAGCCATGGTGGCCGACCTCCACGAAGTTCAGCGGCGA
Encoded here:
- a CDS encoding cation transporter encodes the protein MSEPCRDCHADAPVSETLSLADSGACGASSQSRPVVAAERRAVLHRRVRWLVAGTITYNVVEAIVAVSAGTIASSSALVAFGLDSVAEVLSAVAVAWQFASADPERRERVALRVIAVSFFLLAAYVTADSVRSLFGGGEASHSTAGIVLAAVSLVVMPVLSGAQRRAGRELGSASAVADSKQTLLCTYLSGVLLVGLLVNALFGWYWADPVAALVIAAVAVREGLEAWRGERCC
- a CDS encoding SDR family oxidoreductase; translation: MPVLAGKVVAITGASSGIGEATARLLAERGAAVVLGARREDRLEALAKEIRDGGGRAIACVTDVTRRADLDRLVQRAVEEFGQLDVLVSNAGIAKLGPVADVDVEGWSAMIDVNVRGVLHGIAAALPVFRRQGRGHLVTTVSTAGLKIVPSQAVYAGTKNAVRTILEALRQESTDGVLRTTSVSPGFVRTELADSIDDPGAREAIRRRVEEFALDPAAVARAIGFAIEQPDDVEIGDITIRPAVQN